From Salvelinus fontinalis isolate EN_2023a chromosome 37, ASM2944872v1, whole genome shotgun sequence, the proteins below share one genomic window:
- the LOC129836202 gene encoding echinoderm microtubule-associated protein-like 4 isoform X3, with product MDGFAGSLDDSISAASASDVQDRLSSLELRVQQQEDEITVMKAALADVLRRLALSEDTAATGKKQTSTKGHNPLREAYSMSCIPNGSSSSRKPSHRDRESSTVSVARKDTFSSAAKSGQTAERKKDTPPMEGIKEKQEGPSQPNQANDKAPPASPMQSSPSPSSSSHPLSPHPPQSQRQAPESKGTSPAKRGHSAKRGAGIERSQSSTWESGEDSRNKLVKAASTSKLLAKVVKNADKHKDPVISQAKMSTREKNSQAEGDYIKMFMRGRPITMFIPADVENYEDVRTELPPERLKLEWVYGYRGKDCRANVYLLPTGESVYFIASVVVLFNYEERTQRHYLGHTDSVKCLAVHPDKIRIATGQIAGVDKDGRPLQPHVRVWDSVSLSTLQVIGLGTFERGVGSLAFSKADSGTHLAVIDDCNDHMLTVWDWQKKSKIAEIKSTNEVVLAVEFHPTDPNTIVTCGKSHIFFWTWAGTSLARKQGIFGKYEKPKFVQCLAFLNNGDILTGDSGGIMLIWSRSTVEPTPGKGPKGAYQISRQIKAHDGSVFTLCQMRNGTLLTGGGKDHKIILWDHDLNPERDIEVPDQYGTIRAVAEGKGEQFLVGTSRNFILRGTFNDGFQVEVQGHTDELWGLASHPFKDLFLTCAQDRQVCLWNSVDHSLEWTRLLDEHGHCADFHPSGAVVAIGTHSGKWYALDAETRDLVAIHTDGNEQLSVMRFSVDGTLLAVGSHDNFIYLHTVSEKGRKYTRCGKCIGHSSYITHLDWSPDNKFIMSNSGDYEILYWDIPNGCKYIRNRSECKDIDWTTYTCVLGYHVFGVWPEGSDGTDINALIRSHNRKVIALADDFCKVHLFQYPCARPKAPSHKYSAHSSHVTNVTFMHNDSHLVSTGGKDTSVMQWRLVEKTPSLVPSDSSLSLGEGLLHNSILRAAIPAVPLTPIPTEPAPTPTATPTPPTVLDLTSDPTAAHCGGVALVTPPPTPTSPTTNGRQESSPETPPPAELTPPPSDSTLSLKDSLDPSDDTATPSDEGRPFTPPS from the exons atgacAGCATCTCGGCGGCAAGTGCGTCTGACGTGCAGGATCGTCTGTCGTCGTTGGAGCTGCGCGTCCAACAGCAGGAGGATGAGATCACCGTGATGAAGGCGGCGCTGGCCGACGTGCTGCGACGCCTGGCACTCTCCGAGGACACGGCCGCCACCGGCAAAAAACAGACCAGCACCAAAG GCCATAATCCCCTGCGCGAGGCCTACTCGATGTCCTGCATCCCCAACGGCAGCTCCAGCAGCCGTAAGCCCAGCCATAGAGACCGAGAGAGCTCCACAGTGTCCGTCGCCAGGAAGGATACCTTCTCCTCAGCAGCCAAGAG CGGTCAGACAGCAGAGAGGAAAAAGGACACCCCTCCGATGGAGGGCATCAAGGAGAAGCAGGAGGGGCCCTCCCAGCCCAACCAGGCTAACGATAAAGCCCCCCCTGCCAGCCCCATGCAGTCCTCGCCGTCCCCCTCCAGCTCCAGccaccccctctccccacacccccCTCAGTCCCAAAGGCAGGCCCCGGAGAGCAAGGGCACTTCCCCAGCCAAAAG gggtcaCAGTGCGAAGCGGGGCGCGGGGATAGAGCGTTCTCAGAGCAGCACGTGGGAGAGTGGCGAGGACAGCAGGAACAAGCTGGTGAAGGCTGCTTCCACCTCCAAGCTGCTGGCCAAGGTGGTGAAGAACGCAGACAA GCACAAAGACCCAGTGATCAGCCAAG CCAAAATGTCAACCCGTGAGAAAAACAGCCAAGCTG AGGGAGACTACATCAAGATGTTCATGCGAGGTCGACCCATCACCATGTTCATCCCCGCGGACGTGGAGAACTACGAGGACGTGCGCACAGAGCTTCCTCCAGAGAGACTCAAACTGGAGTGGGT GTATGGCTACAGGGGGAAAGACTGCCGAGCCAACGTGTACCTGCTCCCGACAGGGGAGAGTGTTTACTTTATTGCCTCTGTGGTAGTGCTCTTCAACTATGAGGAGAGAACGCAGCGCCACTACCTCGgccacacagacagtgtcaaaTG cCTTGCTGTTCACCCTGATAAGATCCGCATTGCCACGGGACAGATTGCAGGAGTGGATAAGGATGGGCGG CCACTGCAGCCCCATGTGAGAGTGTGGGATTCGGTCAGCCTGTCCACCCTGCAGGTCATCGGCCTGGGCACCTTCGAGAGAGGGGTGGGCTCCCTGGCCTTCTCCAAAGCG GACTCGGGCACACACCTGGCGGTGATTGACGATTGTAACGACCACATGTTGACTGTCTGGGACTGGCAGAAGAAATCCAAGATTGCTGAAATCAAG TCTACAAATGAGGTGGTGCTTGCGGTAGAGTTCCACCCTACTGATCCCAACACCATAGTAACCTGTGGCAAGTCCCACATCTTCTTCTGGACCTGGGCTGGCACCTCACTGGCACGCAAGCAGGGCATCTTCGGG AAATATGAAAAACCCAAGTTTGTTCAGTGTCTGGCCTTCCTCAACAACGGGGACATCCTGACGGGAGACTCTGGAGGCATCATGTTGATATGGAGCAGGAGCACAGTGGAGCCGACCCCAGGGAAGGGACCCAAAG GTGCGTACCAGATCAGCCGTCAGATCAAGGCCCATGACGGCAGTGTGTTCACTCTGTGTCAGATGAGGAACGGGACCCTGCTGACCGGAGGGGGCAAGGACCACAAGATCATTCTTTGGGACCACGACCTCAACCCAGAGAGGGACATAGAG GTCCCCGATCAATATGGAACCATTCGCGCTGTGGCCGAGGGCAAAGGGGAGCAGTTTCTGGTGGGCACTTCACGTAACTTCATCCTGCGGGGGACGTTTAATGACGGTTTCCAGGTGGAAGTGCAG GGTCACACAGACGAGCTATGGGGGCTGGCGTCGCACCCCTTCAAGGACCTGTTCCTAACCTGTGCCCAGGACAGGCAGGTGTGcctgtggaactctgtggacCACTCCCTGGAATGGACCAGGCTCCTGGAT gaGCATGGCCACTGTGCGGATTTTCACCCCAGTGGTGCTGTTGTGGCCATCGGTACTCACTCGGGAAA GTGGTACGCTCTGGATGCAGAGACCCGAGACCTGGTGGCCATTCACACGGACGGCAACGAGCAGCTGTCAGTCATGCGCTTCTCCGTAG ATGGCACCCTGCTGGCAGTGGGGTCGCATGACAACTTCATTTACCTCCACACCGTGTCGGAGAAAGGCCGCAAGTACACCAGATGCGGGAAGTGCATT GGACATTCCAGCTACATCACACATCTTGACTGGTCCCCCGACAACAAGTTCATCATGTCCAACTCAGGAGACTACGAGATCCTCTACT GGGACATTCCAAACGGCTGCAAGTACATCCGTAACCGCTCCGAGTGTAAGGACATCGACTGGACCACCTATACCTGTGTGCTGGGCTACCATGTCTTCG gAGTGTGGCCTGAGGGTTCCGATGGTACAGACATCAACGCCCTGATCAGGTCCCACAACAGGAAGGTGATCGCTCTGGCTGATGACTTCTGCAAAGTGCACCTCTTCCAGTACCCCTGCGCAAGACCCAAG GCACCTAGCCACAAATACAGCGCCCACAGCAGTCACGTGACCAATGTGACCTTCATGCACAACGACAGTCACCTGGTGTCCACGGGCGGGAAGGATACCAGTGTCATGCAGTGGCGTCTGGTGGAGAAGACCCCCTCATTGGTCCCCAgtgactcctccctctctctagggGAGGGGCTCCTACATAACTCCATCCTCCGTGCCGCCATCCCAGCGGTGCCTCTGACGCCCATCCCCACCGAGCCGGCCCCGACGCCAACCGCAACCCCTACCCCGCCCACCGTCCTcgacctgacctctgaccccacaGCGGCGCACTGCGGGGGAGTGGCTCTTGTCACACCTCCCCCCACGCCAACCTCCCCCACGACCAACGGACGGCAGGAGAGCTCCCCCGAAACCCCTCCCCCCGCCGAGCTAACCCCGCCCCCCTCTGACAGCACGCTGAGCCTCAAGGACAGCCTGGACCCCAGCGACGACACGGCCACGCCTAGCGACGAGGGCCGCCCTTTCACCCCACCCTCGTGA